The DNA segment GATCCTCATGGGCTCCCTCCTCCGCTCCGTCGTCTCCGATCTCCTCACGCTCCCCATGCCGACCATCGCCGCCGTCACCGGCCACGCCGCCGCCGGCGGCTACATGCTCGCCCTCGCCCACGACTACGTTCTCATGCGCCGCGACAGGGGATTCCTCTACATGAGCGAACTCGACATCAGCCTCGTGATTCCCGCCTGGTTCGTCGCTCTCCTCGAAGCCAAGGTCGCCACACCCGCGGCTCGGCGCCTCATCGTCATGACGGCGGCTAAGCTCAAAGCCGAGGATGCTCTTCCGCTCGGCGTCATTGACTCCGCTCACTCCGGCGCCGGTGAGACCGTTGAGGCTGCGCTCGACTTAGCCGCTCGTTTGGTCAAGAGAGGGTGGGATGGACACGTGTACGCTCAGAATCGGAAGGTCTTTCTCCGTGCCGTGATCCAGGCCGTTGAAGACACCTCTCAAACTCCTACTTCGCGgctttagtttttatattatattagcCTTTAAAACTCGTTGACCAGTTTATTTTGAATTGCTTTATTTGGAATAAAAAAACTGAGATTAATTGAAAATCTTACAATCCAACTTTTGTCAATTTTTTATTGCAAATTTtgttatgatatttttatttttcaagtatATTACTTTCATTAgattattttaaataagatgaataattttttttatcatatttatcattttaaaacaaaaattcaacaTAAAAAATGAAGCCAAAtataaagagtttttttttgtatattaaacgttagatttttttttgttttaaacgTTAGGATTCTGGTGTATTAGCCTAGACCTTAACAATTTAATATAACCTACAATacatttttcatataaatttttGTAAAAGTTCAGtgatttaaattaaattggTTCTTATTCTTATATTTCAGTAATCTATTTCATTTAGAATACAAATACTTTTGGTATATAAAATCTATAATAATATATCTAAagggttttttttatatacctattttctaattttatcctttataatattaaaatttaataaatttaataattgtttattttaaattaaaaatttgaattttaaaaaattaagggaaatttgaattgaaaaaaaacaaaaaagtcatttttttataattttactctttaaataactacttttttaaattaaaataattcttcCCAATAAAAAACCGcctacacaataaaaaaaagtacatccaacaaaactaaaaaaaatatttatttatttattttcataataatttttaataaatttaataatatatttatttcaataattgttataataatagtaattattcatctttttaaaaaaatgtttatttatttaataaaataaataattgaataattattttctttcaaaataattaaataatttttttcttttagacaTAACGATTATAAAATTATCATACTCTAAATGAGTATTTTCATTGATTATAAAAATTTGTaatgatatttataaatttacatcatattaattaaaaaaattaaaattattataaatttataatacaacATTTATAACAAAAAGAACacaacaaacttttataaatatttaaaaaatatagacactaaaattatttcatttgtgtttggtaaaatatttttttttaacttatttcaaTACGTTATTCATATCAGCATTTTAAAGtaactattaaataaaatttatattttaatatctatCGTAATGTCCACTAAAACTTTTCTTGGAGTTATTGTTGtgcttttacatttttttagaaTTATCGATTTAATTTTACACTTGcttattatcattttaattattcaattattaattttcacttttaataaatatttttttttattgaaaaatgcaactattttaaattacaataaagaataaaattttacacaaatattacttaaaatgaaaaatgaaaaattctgtttataattataaaaaacatataatcacctatttttcatcattttataagtttaaattacttgattaattagttttatcaaacctattttaatttttaacttttggttagtttttcaattttgaacTAACTTTTGACCTGATAAAGTTGTCACTTGGAAACAAATATAAGAATttgatgttttattttatctcagtttctttttgttttttgtctcattttatttgaaGAAGAGAGGGAAAAGCGAAAAAGACAGCACAGGTAAACTAAAACATAGAAACAGCGAGATACCCGAAActtgtttttgttgttgtgtCAGCGTAAATAATGCATTCGACAAGAGTTTTAATTTGAACCTGAATCTGAATGTGAATGTGAATTTGAATTATTGTGAGAACATAGTTGTTGATGGACCACACATGCCATTCATTGATGCATAGCCAGCAAACCTATCACTGTATCACCCAAACCCATTTATTGGACTTTGTTCTTATAAGCCTATTCTTGAAAAAACTAGGGTTCACAAGGTAAAATATTAATCAATTTagctttaaattttataaaaaaaattcttagcTCGGACACTAACACTTGACACTACACAGACACCTCTTCAATACATGTAATTTCCAAAATGTAGAACACGAAGAGAAGACActgatctatatattatattattatgaattgtataaattaGTTAAGATTTATCTGAACAAATATGAAAGATGTTTACCacggttcaaaagaatttgtttcttatttttataatcataataaaaacttatacaacaactttaagtttttaaaaaatcactgtatattttttttaaaatcacgttggaattatgttaaaattgtcataattcaaaaaaaaaattgttgaattgAACACTTAACCACTTAATCAATATGTGTCGTATACGTGTCAGTGACCGATACATGTATCGAACACAAATACATTATTTAAGAGACTTGCCTAACTTTCCTAGTTTGTTGATTTCTTTGTGTTGATATGGTTGGAAGTGTGGTGAATTAATGTTGAGAGATCTTAGTAGTGAAAATATGCAGTTCCTCCTTCACAGGATCCAACTGCAGCATTTATTTAACTTTTCTCGTATCCCATACCATGATAATTTAAGTCTCTGCGATGCCCTCTTTTACAAGTACAAGATTATTTACATTTAATGTGTCCCCATTTTGATGTTACAATTGTGCCTAATTATAAGCTCCAACATGTTCAaatgaataaaaagaaaaaggggCAAAAGGGGTGCCTTAAATTGGACTCAAAGTACAAAACCATACAATAATCACTAAATTGAAAAAGCATAATGGTTTGAGATCAGAAAATTCTTGAATCCATGGCTTTCACAGCACTTGAGATCTTAAACTGGTGGTCCCTTATGAGCCATTCATAGCTGAAATGTACAACTCAGAAAACATTGGCAGAGTAATATATATCATGAACACTCTGTGGCATTGGCAATAGTATGAACTTGTGCATAGTATCTGTGACAAATTGGCAATAGTATGAATGAACACTAGCCGTGACATTGGCAATAATGTGAATTCTAGGTGTGACATGAACAATAATTATGAAACCAGCCTTGGAAGAAATGTGAAAATGGTTATTAAGAAGCGgattttaaacctaactcaacttcataaaatcggtttgtaaggtgagatttgtatccatttatatattatgaaatgtcttaatctttAGTCAatgtaggatctccaacaccTCTCACGTCGAGACTACCAACTTGTGCGtgtgactatatattatgggtagTTTAATAACGGTCCGATAGCGGATGatctgataagtccaacaaacaaTCGTTAAAATAGACtcaaaatgactctgataccatattaagaagtgaactttaagcctaactcaagtTCATAAAATCGGctttataaggtgaggtttgcacccacttctATACTATGAAGtgttctaatctctagtcgatgtaaaATCTACAACAATAGTAGTCAAAAACTTCAATTCATTATTTTCCATTCCACTAGTATTACCTTAAGATCTGTAGCCTCAAACCAAACTACCACGTGATTCAACTAACTCGGAATAAATGAGCAGGGCCGTCTTATGAAACCCCTTGATCTGTTAAGTATCTGTACTGCTACAATGAATGTTCATGAAGTCCTTTATTCATACTGGTCTATGGATTTAGGTGGACATTTATGACTTTTCTAAGCCAAAAGATAAGATAATGACTTGAGGGTGCAACATTTTTCCCTTAGTAGTTCTTAAATGAGTTAAATGGTGTCATCTGATCTGTGTAATCGACCTTATTAATGAGACaagattttgttgttgttattataTAGTTTCTCACAAACATTAAGGAACTGAGACAGTGCATTCAAAATAGAGTAACAAATGAATCTACATGTAAGATTGAGAAAAGCATAGATAGGGAGATATTTAAAGACCAAACATGAAGCATTCTGAATGACAGATCTTATATCACATGCAAAACATATTTCCACAATAAAGGTGGAAATGAAAGTTTTAAACAAATGTCCACATAGTTAAAATGTAGCAAAGACACTTGTACTAATAGACACTACACACTTCGACATGTGTAATCTCTAAAAAATATAAGACACGGGacacatatttatattatatcatTATGAATTAGATAAATTAACAATCAAGATTTATGTAAACAAGTACgactgagtttttttttttgtggtagaaAGATGATTTTCATGATTGGTTTAAAATGATTTGttcttaataaaaatttatataataagtttgagtttttaaaaaaccaCTGTGTTCGTCATTTTAACCGTACTAAAACGGTTAGagacttaaaaatattttttaaatttgacatTTTACCGATATGTATCATACAAATGTCGTATGCGTATCAGTGTCCTATATGTATTTCCGACATAAAGacaccatttaagaggcgtGTCCGATCTTAAAACTCAAAATATGTGTAAAATTTCCCTTGAGATAACTCGAACGAAATTTGTGATGACTCATAATGTTGTCTCAACCATGTGCTTACAAATGTCCTAAGTAAGACACAAAAAGGTTCTGAAAAGCGAAAAGTGTGCCAAAGGAAAGAACCGAAAGCAGGTGATATAAAGTGGTACAAACTGAAAAAGTTATTTCTATATTTGATAACCAATACCTCTTAAAACCTGGTGCTGCTATATTCAACTCATGTTGTAAACTTGCATCAACTACATGCTAAAATATttcacaaaaaataaaagattacTTAGTTTCATGCATATTAGGCCATAGTGAAAAAAACTAGATATTTTCTTTGATCCTAGTTgctttcatttattttgttgttaTATGTCTCTGTCCATGATGTTAGAGACGAGTGACAAACTATTGATGTATAAGATTCCGATCTTGACCTTCCAATTCCAAATCTGTCATTAAATTTAGAGACTATTATTAACaatttacaagaaaataatgagattgaagtaattaaaatattgattaGGTGTGGTTGGTTTATCCACCATACATTATTGGATCGCAATTGTATCATCCATAATGTATAGTCCCACATATGAATTAGACAAGTTTGGTATGTTGAAGATCCTACATTGACTAAAGACAGACAAGgacatttcaaaatatataagtgagtacaaacttcaccttataagttagcttataaagttgagttagacttaaagtctacTAACAGGTGTTATAATATTAATTGCTAAACATTTgtgtataatataaaatagtattgaCATATCCATACCCCAAATCTTGGAAAAATTCTGTATCTGATACTGACAACCTGGTTCTGCATGAAACGTGTCAATGGCATTAGAGTTGTTGCCCCTCCATTTCTATATATATCTTTGGAGATCTTTGGATTCATGCATCTAATTCGAAGCGTGGACTCTTGAAGTAGAAGAAAAGTAACAGAAGGTGAACTCTTTTCTATAGTTGCAATGAGCATATACATAAAGTTAAAACTTAAACTTCTACTCATTTTCCTGCTGATTTTATATTTGATGTGACGATTTTGTTAGCATTAACTTTTTTCGTGATCTTGTACCAAACCCAACACAGGTACAGTCTATACAACAGGCCCTTACTTCAATCTTCTGTGATCTCTATCTACTGCATTGTATAGTCTGCATACATATATACAAGCAAAACTTACTTTTACTTATCTTGTTCAGACCTCAAGTCTATTGATATAGCAATCAATCACTGTGTCCGAAGTATTCTTATTTTGGAGTTTTTGAGTTTCATcacgattttatttttaaaaagtttatcgTGGGTTAAGAAATGAAGGTTTATTTAAACTGTCTTAACCTAAACTTTTAAGTGATGTGAGACTATATTAGCCGTACCGGTACCGGAACAATGTTGAGAGCTAAAGGAAAGAGtacacaatattttttttattagagacCGGTTTGTAGCTAGAAACTATCTctcttagaaagaaaaatgcAGTAAAAGGAAGTAGTGAAGAAAACTATTCCGTACAAGATTGGAAATAGTGCAacattatttcatattttaaatttttcttgaATTGAAGATTCTTATGGATTTTTTTAGGATCTTAGCAGCCATGAAGTGTTAATCCCTTTCTTCATTTTTTGCAGGCACCATGATCTTTAGGACACTTGTCCTATTTCTGACTTTTATGGTGACAAATTCAACAGCTCTCGCGGATCAACAACAGACATATATAGTTCACATTGACAAGACTAAGATCAGAGCCTCAATTCATTCTCAAGACAACTCAAAGCCATGGTTTGAATTCATCATTGATTTTATTTCTGAAGCTTCAATGcaagaagatggagaagaagagACTCTAGCCCCCCAACTTCTTTATACCTATGAAACCAGCATGTTTGGTTTTGCTGCACATCTTTCTAAGAAACACCTCAAATACTTGAACCAAGTTGAGGGTTTCCTCTCAGCAATACCTGATGAACTGTCAACACTCCACACAACTTACACCCCTCACTTTCTAGGCCTAAGGAGTGGAAGAACACTTATGACTGCTTCTAACTTGGCCATTGATGTGATCATTGGGGTTCTTGATTCAGGAATATGGCCTGAACACACCAGT comes from the Phaseolus vulgaris cultivar G19833 chromosome 8, P. vulgaris v2.0, whole genome shotgun sequence genome and includes:
- the LOC137826653 gene encoding enoyl-CoA delta isomerase 1, peroxisomal-like; this encodes MCTLEKRGSVFILTLTGDGDHRLNPTLLHSIQSSLRRVRQEATVSSALITTAHGKFFSNGFDLAWAQSSEERMILMGSLLRSVVSDLLTLPMPTIAAVTGHAAAGGYMLALAHDYVLMRRDRGFLYMSELDISLVIPAWFVALLEAKVATPAARRLIVMTAAKLKAEDALPLGVIDSAHSGAGETVEAALDLAARLVKRGWDGHVYAQNRKVFLRAVIQAVEDTSQTPTSRL